The Thermocrinis ruber genomic sequence ACGCTGTCCGTTTGGATCACTAAGTTATTTTTCGATACATACAAAAAAGCTATGTGAGAGTATGGCACAGCTACCCTACGGTTTTCCTCCTCGTAGATTAGATACCTATCCTCAAGCTTCACTCCATACTTTAGATACCTTTCACTTCTTTTCATTGCTTTACAAACATCGCATAAAAGCCGTAGGCGTAGGGTCCCACCTCCACCACCCTTCCTACCCTTAAACCCGCCTCTTCTAGGATCATTCCCACCTCCCACTCAGAATAAACCTCCTCGGGTGGTGGTCCTTTGTCCCTTTCCTCCTTCTTCCAGTCTATGAGGGCAAGGTAGCTAATGGGTTTGCTTACCCTTTCAAGCTCTTTTAAAAACTTCACTGGGTCCTCTAATTCATGAAATACAAAAGCCATGTATGTGAAATCTACCGTGTTGTCTGGGAGTGGAATTTGGTTCTCTTGGGACAGCAGAACCTCCACATTTTTGAGCCCAAGCTGGCTAACTTTGTTCCTTGCATACTCCACCGCCTCTGGGCTTATATCTATGGCATAGACCTTTCCGCTATCTGAGACCATTTTGGAAAGGTAAGGTAAATAAAAGCCTGCACCTGTGCCCACATCAAGAACTGTCATACCGGGCTTTAACCCAAAGGATTTGAGAACTGCCTCCGGGTCAAAAAGGCTAAGCCTTTCTGGATCGTCCAACTTCTTCAGTTTTTCTGGGTCAAACTTATGCATGTTAAGATTTTATCATGCTCGGTATTATAGGTGGAAGCGGGCTTTATAGAATGGATGGGTTAAAAAATCTCAGAGAGGTGTCCCTAAACACACCCTTCGGAGAGCCTTCTTCTCCTGTGATCTTAGGTGAGCTAAGCGGGAAGCAAGTTGCCTTCATATCAAGGCATGGGCTAAACCATCAGTATCCTCCCTCCCTTGTGCCATACAGGGCAAACCTTTGGGCTTTTAAGGAACTTGGAGTAAAAAGGGTCTTGGCTATTTCTGCGGTGGGGGCTATCAATGAGAGGTTTAAGCCGGGGGACTTTGTGGTGGTGGATGACCTCATAGATTTAACCAAAAGGCGGGAAGACACCTTTTATAAGGGTGCCTACTCAGTGGAAGTACAAGGAGAGGACAAACCCTCCAAGCTCCTGAGAGAAAAAAAGGTAGTTCATGTGGATATGACGCAGGCTTATTGCCCTCATATGAGAAAGGTTTTGATTGAAACTTTGGAAGAGTTAAAGCTCAGCTATCATCCCGCGGGCGTCTATGCCTGCACGGAGGGCCCAAGGTTTGAAACACCCGCAGAAATAAGGGCTATAAAGCTATTGGGTGGAGATGTGGTAGGTATGACCGGCTATCCGGAGGTTGCCTTGGCGAGGGAGCTCGGCATGTGCTGTGCGAGCCTTTGTGTAGTGGCAAACCCAGCGGCGGGCATTGCAGGCTATCGTCTAACCAGCGAGGAGGTTATTTTAATGATGAAAAACAAGGAAGAAGAGATAAAGAAAGTGTTAAGGTTATTTGTAGCAAATCTCCCAGAGGAGAGATTATGCAAATGTGAAGAATCTTTGGAAGGGGCGGAGGTTTAAAGAAGTCCGTTACTTCTGAACGAGAAAAACTCCTTTTGGTTAATGATAATGTGGTCTAAAAGTTCAAAACCCAACAGCTCGCAGGCTTGCTTTAGTCTTTTGGTGAACTCTATGTCTTCCTTTGATGGTCTTGCGTCTCCCTTTGGATGGTTGTGCAGGACGATCAAAGAACTGCATGCTTTTTTTACGGCGGTGTAGAGTATATCCTTTGGTTCTGCGTAAAGGGAGTTCATTTTACCTATGGCAACCACTTCGTAATCTACCACCTTGTTGGTTGGTGTAAGATAAAGGGCAATGAGATGTTCCCTCCTTTCATCAAAGAGCACCTTTTTTTTGACAAAATTGTAGGCATCTTGCGGGTTGGAGATTTTAAAGTCTCCATAGGGGTCGTTTATCCTTTTGGCAAGTTCTATGACTGCTTTGAGTTGGCAAGCTTTAGCAAAGCCCAAACCTTTGATCTTCTTAGTTAGCTCCTCCACATCCATAGACATAAGCGTTTCCCATCCTAAGCTAACTACCTTGCTTGCTAAGCTTATAACATCCTCACCTTTTGTGCCAGAGCCGAAGATAACCGCCAAAAGTTCCTCATCCGATAAGTTGGATGCACCAAACTTGGCGAGCTTTTCCCGAGGGCGCAGGTCCTTGGGTAGTTCCCTTATGGACTTCTTTGGATACATCAGGAGCCCAGCATAAAATCCAGGATGGACGCCTCTATCTGCACTTCCCAGTCCTGAAAGCTTTGATCTTTATTGCTTATTTGCAGGTACCCATCCCTTTCCAGATAGAGGATCAGCTTGGCTAAGTTGGCAAGACCGCAAAGCCTGGCGGACTGAAGATTTGTGAGCTTTACCTTTGGAAAGGGTGTTTCTGCCTCCTTGTAAATCCTCAAAAGTTCATCTCTCAGATGGTAATACAGGTTCTCCAGATCACACATTCAATACCTCCTTCACAACATCTTGGTCTTTAAAGGGATATTTTACTCCTTTTATTTCTTGGTAGTCTTCATGTCCTTTGCCTGCTATGAGGACTACATCTCCCTCTTTGGCGTTCTGCAAAGCGAACTTTATTGCTTCCTTTCTGTCCTTTTGCACAAAGACCTTTTGCTTTTGCTCTATGCCCTTCAAAATGTCCTCTATTATAGCTTCGGGTTCTTCCCACCTTGGGTTGTCGGAGGTTATAACCACAAAGTCTGCCCACTTTCCCGCAACCTTTCCCATCAAAGGTCTTTTGGTCTTATCCCTGTTGCCACCAGCACCAAAGACCACCCATAACTTGCCCTTTGTCAGTCTTCTGGCAGTGATCAAAACCTTCTCCAAGGCATCTGGCGTGTGGGCATAATCTACTATTGCCAACTTCCCTTCCTTGAAAAAGGTCTCAAACCTGCCGGGAACGATTACCCTTTCTACACCGTGTTGTATTGTCTCCGCATCCAAGCCAAAGAGAAAGCCCACAAGGATGCCCAAACTGAGATTGTAAGCCTGAAATTCACCCCTTAGGTTGGAGGAAAATTTGTAGGTCCTACCTTCCCACTCAAGAGTAAGCTTGCTACCCTCAATAGATGTCTCAAAGTCTATTATTCTAAGATTTCCATTCCTTCCGTAAGTTATAGCTTTTCCTTTGAGCTCTTCTAAGATTCGCCTACCGTATTCATCGTCTATGTTTATTAAAGAATACTCCTGCGGGTACTCTACAAAGAGCCTCAGCTTTGCCCGAAAGTAGTTTTCCATAGAGCCATGATAGTCCAGATGATCCTGAGAGAGGTTGGTAAAGGCAGTTATAAAAAACTTTGTGCCCCAAACACGCCTTTGGTCTAAGGCATGGGAAGAAACCTCGCAGGCTACCACCTCTGCCCCATCCTCCAACATCTGCTTTAATGTACGGTGCCACTGGATAGGGTCCGGCGTCGTTCTTCCTTCATACTCGTATATTTTGTTTTTAAAGCGGTAGTATATGGTGCCTATAAGACCGGTGGGAATACCCCCTGCGTTGAGAACAGCTTCCACTATATGGCTACTTGTGGTCTTTCCGTTGGTGCCCGTTATACCCACTACTTTTAGCCTTTCGGAAGGTCTGCCAAAGAACTCATTAGCCAACTCTCCAAGAAATTTTCTGGTGTCTTCAACCTTGATGATCCTCTCGTCTTTTATTCCTACGTCCCTCTCCACAAATACCAAACTGGCACCTCTACTTAGGGCTTCTTGAACAAAGTTGTGTCCATCTGTGGAGGAACCCTTTATGGCCACAAAAACCCAACCTTCCTGAACTTCCTTTGAATTTTGGGTGATGCCCTTTATCTTGGAAGGCTCCACCTTAGACTATTTTAACTCAGAAAGGTATATTTCCGCCCTCTTCCAACCATCCCAGCCTTTCACAAACACATCCTCTATGCTTTTTATGTTAAGTTTCCTGAGCCTCTTGTATTCGCTTAGGTCCTCCAAAAACCTCTTTAATTGTTCTTCTTCGTCAAAATAGTACAGGTCCTTTCCCTCCCGCGCCACGCAGTAATAGTCCTCTTTGACAAAGCCCATGCATACTGGACATCTGGTGCCCTTTGGTGGTGGCTTTGGAGGCCTGAGCTTTTCTTCCCGCTTTTCCTTAAAAGCATAAAAGCCCAAGGCAAGTATAAAACCCGCAAAAACAGATTCTATAGCAAAGGACTGGATAGCCGAAATCTTCCCACTAACAAAACCAAAGAGGGATATAAGAATACCCGAGGCGGTGAGCCCCGCAGTGATAAAAACATGCTTGAGGGCGACCCCTTTGAATATGAAGAGTAGCGTCATAAGAAAGCCAAAAACCTCAAGGAGCCTTGAAGCAAAGATCAGAAGGTATCCTGCGTCACTCATTGGTTTTTTCCGGCAACTTTGTGGGTTTAAAAAGAGGAAGCTTTCTTATGTTCTTTAGTCTATACACGAAGTATTCCCTGTTTTTTTCGGAGAGTGCCATACCCAAAAGACCCGTCATAAAACTTGCCAAAACAAACATGCCCAAAATTATACCCACAAGCCTTACCCTTTTTCTTCTCTCCATATCCATCTTAAACTCTCCCTTTTTACAAAGCCCCGCCCAAGGGGGCGGGGAGTTTTGGCCACAGCACGAGGCGCACCATAAGCTTATATGTGGGTGTGATAACCCTTATAGTATGCGTAGGGATGCCAGTCTTCGGGCACCTCTACGGGGTACTTTTTGAAGTTGTGAGGTCCAACGGGGGTGTCTGTCATGGTCCATTCGAGGGATGGAGAACCCCATGGATTGTCGGGTGCCTTTGGACCCCAGAGGCTCTTGATCCAGTTGATAAAGCTAAGCAAGATTCCTATTCCGAGTATTACCGCACCAACAGTTTGGATCTGCATCAAGCTAACCCATTCGGGAATAGGTGGATAGTCTGCGTACCTTCTTGGCATACCGTGAACCATTCCCATATACATTTGGAAGAAGTAGAAGATGTTGGAGCCGATCAGCATCAACCAAAAGCTTAGCTTTGCAAGCCCTTCCGAATACATCTTGCCTATAATCTTTGGATACCAATAATACATACCGCTGAAGGCTCCAAAGGTAAGTGCCATACCAAGCACATAGTGGAAGTGTCCTACTACGAATAGAGAGTCAGATACACCAAGGTCTATGGACACCATGGCGTTTGGAATGCCCGTAAGACCTCCTATCAGGAACATGAGAATTCCACCCAACGTAAAGAGCATGGGCGCATTGAACCTTATGGCACCCTTGTGCAAGGTTGCCACCCAGTTGAAGATCTTTATACCCGTCGGCACTGCCACAAAGAGGGTTGTATAAGAAAAGATCACCCTTGCCCAGTCTGGCACACCGGAGACGAACATGTGATGGACCCAAGTAAAGAAACCAACCGACGCTATGGCGTAAATAGCGAGCATCATGGATATGTATCCAAATATGGGCTTTCTGGACATGGTGGATATTACCTCAGAGAACACACCGAAGGCTGGAAGGATCATGATATAAACAACTGGGTGAGAGTAGAACCAGAGAAGGTGTTGGTAAAACAGTGGGTCTCCACCCAAGGCTGGGTTGTAAAAGTTTGTTCCAAGATATTTGTCAGTGAAGAGAAGGGCTACTGCTCCCAGAAGGGCTGGCACACCAAAGAGGTTTATAAGGCTCGCTGCCATTATGGAGTGCACAAAGAGGTTTAACTTTGTCCATCCAAGACCCTTTGCCCTAAGGCTAACAATGGTAGTGATCATGTTCACAGAACCTGCGGTGGATGATACTCCATAAAGGGTGACTATGGCAACGTATAGGATGGTAGAACCTGCGTTCTCGTTTATAGAATAGGGAGGGTATCCAGTCCATAGCATCATGATCCAGTTTTGGGGAATGAGGGTAAGAAGCACCAGCACGCTGGCACCAAAGAAAGCCCAGTATCCAAAGGCGTTTAGCCTCGGGAAGGCAACATCCTTCGCCCCTATCATCAGGGGAACAAGTATGTTGGCAAAGCCACCTACCCAAACATTGACCGCCCACCAGAGCAGGATAACCGCACCGTGTCCAGTAAGCAGATAGTTGTAAAGGTCTGCCCCAGTTTTACCAAAGAGGGAGGGTAGTTGAATACCGGGTACAGTCTGCTCAAATCTTATCAGCATACCAAAGAGACCTGCTACCGCAAAGTATAGGAGCACTGTTACAAGGTAGAGCATACCTACCTTTTTGTGGTCTGTGGTAAAGAGCCATTCTTTTAAGGTGGCTCCGTACCATGGAATTGAAGGAGCTTTTGCTACCGCCATGGCTTTACCTCCTTTTATTGGGTTGTAATATTAGCTTCAATGCTTGAAGTTTGTTGGGCTGGCTCGGCTCCACCAAGCCACTTGTTGAACTCTTCCTCGGGAACAACCTTTAAGATCGCAAACATCCTTGCGTGCCAGGTTCCGCAGTATTCCCTGCAAAAGACAAAGTATTCACCGGGCTTGTTGATTTGGAACCAAAGCTTTGTGATCCTACCGGGCACCGCATCCTCGGTGATCTTTGCAGGATGCACAAAGAAGGAGTGGATCACATCCCTTGAGGTTAGATAGACCTTAACGGGTTTGCCAGCAGGTATGTATGCCTTTTGTTCTTCTGGGGCTGTGAATCCTTCCGGGTTAAAGAAGGCATAAACCTTCTTTCCGTTGGGATACTCAAACTCCCAACCCCACATGAAGGCAACCACTTTGAGCTCCAAGGCACCCTCTGGGGCGTTCCTCTGCTTTACAAAGTTTGCGAAGGAGTAGGTGCCCAAAAACAGCACGATGATGGTGGGTATGACAGTCCAGACAACCTCAAGGGCAGTGTTTCCTTCAATGTGCTCTCCTTCCTCACGCTCTCCCTTTTTGTAGCGATACTTGATGGCAAAGTAAATGGAGGGAATGGCTACTATGAGGTAAATTATGACCGCTACCCAGAACCATACCTTTACTGAGTTCTCCCAGTAAACCCTCGGGTAGGCAAGCACCTCCTCTGCAAAAACTGACCCAGTGAGGGCAAGCAGTGTTAATAGGTACTTCATGGCTACACCTCCTTTGCTCTTTTAATAAAGGCGTAAGCAAGGGTAAAACTACCCAAAGTAAAGCCGGCTATAGCAAAGAGTACCACAGGGTTTAGTCCATACTTGCCTGTGTTGGGGTCGTACTTGTAGCAGACCATGAAGGCTATATCCACTATGGTGTTTTTGGTGATCCTGAAGGTCTCCGCCTCCGCTAAAGCGATCCTAAAATCCGTTTCCCTCGGAGATATACCATACAGGTATCTTGATACCTTACCCTCTGGGTCTATAAATATCACCACGTTGGGATGGACAAAAACCCTGTCCTGCCTTGAGTAGAAGAACCTATAGCCCAAAGACTGAGATAACTTCTTTATATCCTCTTCCTTCATAATGCCAAAGGTCCAGCGGGAGGAGGGAGAGATACCCAGCTTTTTCTTGAACTCCTGCAAATCTCTTAGGGTATCCTCCTTGTCAAAGGAAAGAACAATTCCCCTAAAGTCTTTGCTTATGTTTTTGGATGCCTCTATGGCGTTTTTGATTATGAGAGGGCACGCGGAGTCGCAGGTGTAGTAGCCGAGGATCAGGGCGGTAGGATGTCCCTTTATGTAGTCCAGAAGTTTGTGGGTTCTTCCGTGTTCGTCGGTAAATTCCACATCTGCAACCTGTTTACCCAAATACTTCTCCTCTTCAATTTTCAAGATTGTTGGGTCAAAAAAGCCTTCATGGTCTTTGGGCATTGGTACAGCCCAGCTAAGGGTTAAGACCCCAAACACGGTAAGCAGGACTAACACCCACCTCATGGCTTAAAAGGTTCCGTAAGAACCTACTATATAGGCAGTGCCGGCTACCAAAAGCCAAGCTAGATCCACAAAGTGCCAGTAAAAGCTTGCAGCCTTTATTGGGGTGATCTTTCCAAGGGCTTTACCGCTTGTTAGCAAAAGCACCAACTGCATACCTATTCCTACGATAACGTGGGAGGCGTGCACACCGGTTAGCATGTAAAAACCAGTACCATACATGTTTGAGCTTATTGTGAAGCCCTTTTCCCAAAGGTGCATCCACTCCCAAGCGTGCAAAGCTATGAACAGAGTGCCAAGCACCATAGTTGCTATAAGCCACATCCGGTATCCACCAAGATCATTATGCTCCAAAGCCTTCTCCGCCTTCCATATGGTAAAGCTTGAAGCCCAAAGGATAAGGGTCAGAAGACCTACGAGGGGCAAGTTCATTCCACCCTCTGGAATCCATTTAGTAACCCACTCAGTGGCGTGTGTAACCCTTGCCATCCAAAAGCCCGCAAAGATTGAGCCGAATATTACGACTTCCGCAAAGACAAACCAAACTATACCCTGAAAGCCAAGCCCTTGGTCCGGCTCCTTTGAGAAGTGCTCATTAGCCCAACCTATTACACCTATTACCAAAAGCACAAGGGCTACGCCTGCAAGTATTAGACCCACGAGACTCCATCCCCATCCAAAATACGCAACCGCCGCTAAAGAGAGAACTAAAGGCACCAAACCTACTGGTAAGCCCCATGGGCTTGTTTCGTGATGTGCTACATGTGTTTCTTCATGCGCCATTTTTGCACCTCCTTATGGTTTTAATTATTGATATAAATCATCTTTCCTCTTTTGTCAAGTCTAAACTATATGATTTTTTAACTTTTTTGTCGTTTTATGATGTTAAATTTGTGTTAAATTGTGTTAAAAATATAAAAGTTAATGAAATGCTTGAACAAAGCTTATCGGAAAAACTCTCTAAGATGGACAAAACGAGAAAATGTTAATTTTTTTAGCTCCACGATGGTATAAATGACAATAAAGGAGACAAATTATCTATAGACGATTTCATACTTAGCATTCCAAAGAAACCTCCTGTAGAACCTTCCTACCACATTCCTCTTCCCAACTCACATGCTACGGTCCCTCTCGCAAAGCTGTCTGAAAAGGATCAGTTTGGTTATAATTAACAACAATGCTGAAAATACCTAGGCACATAGCGGTCATAATGGACGGTAATGGGAGGTGGGCAAAGGAAAGAGGTCTGCCAAGGATAGCAGGACATTATGAAGGCGTAAAAAGGGCAGAAGAAGTAGTCTATGCATGTCAGGAGCTAGGCGTGGAGTTTTTGACACTGTACACCTTTTCCACAGAAAACTGGAAAAGACCCAAGGAAGAAATAAAAGCCCTCTTTGAGCTTTTTGAGAACTATTTAACCAAAAAAGTTCCAGAGTTAAAAAAGAGAGACATAAAGCTGAAGTTTATAGGAAGGAGAGACAGACTTCCTAAAAGCACTCTGAAGGTTATGGATTACGCGGAAAAAGAAACAAAGAACTGTACATCCCTTACGGTTATTTTGGCAGTGGATTACGGAGGTAGGGATGAGATAATTAGGGCAGTAAACAAACTGTTAAACTCTGGCATAAAGAGTATAACTGAAGAACAATTTGCCCAATTTCTAGACCTTGTGGGTATTCCAGAACCTGATTTGCTTATTAGAACCGCCGGAGAAGAGAGAGTATCCAACTTTCTACTTTGGCATATTGCCTATACTGAATTTTACTTTTCACCGGTTTATTGGCCCGATTTTACAAAGGAAGAGCTCATAAAGGCCTTGGAAGACTTTTCCTGCAGGGAGAGAAAATTCGGTGCGGTTCTCTAAAGGGAGGGAAGGTGTAGGTCTTCTCATAGGCGTAGCAACTTTTCTATCTGCCTTTCTTCCGAATTCTATGTTTTTACTCTTTCTGTGTCTCTTAGCCTTTGGTATGGCAAGGGAATTGGGAAAGGCTTTGGGAGCTTCAGAGGTTTCTTATCTTGCCCCTTTAGTACTTGTTTTATCTGTTTTTAGTTTTGAGCTTGGAATCGCTGGAGTTCTACTGCTTGCTTTCTTGTTTGCATACCTTAGGTGGTCCTTGGACTGTCTTTTGAAGGCGGTTTTTGTACTTATTTACGCTGGTTTTTTACCGATATATTTGTATATGGTCAAGAGCCAAAGTTCGTGGGAACTTATTAAGTTAGTCTTTTTTGCATACACGGTGGATACTGCCTCTTATTATGCGGGTAAGCTTTTTGGTAAAAGACCTTTGGCGGTTAGGTTATCCCCTAAAAAGACCTGGGAAGGTTTGGCGGGCGGTATGCTTGGTGGTATGCTCTTTTTTTACTTTATTAATAAGCCCGTACTCCTTGCAGTGCCTTTTGTTCTTATCGCCTTAGCGGGAGACCTCTTCAAAAGCTTTATTAAAAGACAGGTGGGAATTAAAGACTTTTCTAACCTGCTTGGAGAACATGGTGGTTTAGTGGATAGATTTGATTCGGTGCTCTTTGTTGCGATTTTTTGGAAATTCCTATAATATTGAATAGGAGGGGTTGAGATGAAAAAATTGTTGTTAATTATTTTATGTGCGCTTGTAAATCTTGCCTATGCCACTACACTCCGGGAGATGAGGTTCGAAAACACTAAGCTTGAGACTGTTCTCAAAGCCCTGTTTCAGGTGGCAGAGTTAAATGTGATCTTTGACCCAAACATAAGCGCAGACCTGCAAAAGCCTGTTAGCGTATCTGTTTTTAAGCCTATGCCCATTGGGGAGGCTATTAACCTTATTCTCAAAGAGTACGGCCTTATAGCAGTTCCTGTGGATACTAAGGTTTATAGGATCACAAAGGCTGGAGAACTGACGCTAAGTGTGGGAGCCCTTGGAGAAGACCAGGTTAGAAAAATAGTGAGTTTTCTAAAGGAGAGGGTAAGTCCTTCTGCGGAGATCGTAATAGATAGAACCCTTGGGACTATTTACATAAGGGACGAGGAGGCAAGGATTAAAAGGTTGGAGCCAGCCCTAAGGGATTTTCAAAGAGTAGCTGAAAGGATAGCCCCCGTAGAAGAGAGAATAACAAGGGTCTTTTATCTGAAAAATATAGACGTGGAAGAGGCGTACAGGTTGATTTTACCGAAAATTAAAAAGGACACAGTTATAACCAAGGTACCAACCTTTAACGCCTTGGTAATAACCGACACACCCTCTCAAATTGAAGAATACACCAAAACACTTAAAAGTTTTCTAACTGAAACTCCAAGGGAAAGAAGACCAATAACTAAAATCTTCTACCTTAAATACATATCCCCCGAAGAGTTTATAAGGATGATAGAACCTCTCAGGTCTGAGGCGGGTGTAATATTGAGTGGGGGAGGATTTAAAGTGGAAACTGCACCCCAACAACCCCAAGCAGTTGCAGGACAACAGGCACAAGCCCAAGTGCAAACAGCACCTACCCCTATCCTAAAAGAGTTCAACGCAGTAATGATCACAGACTACCCAGAGGTAATAGAAAACATAATGGATAGGTTCAAAGAATACATAAGCGAGGAGCCTGTAAGAATTAGAATTGAGGCGAGGATAACAGAAGTAAGCGAGGAAGCCCTTAGGGAGTTGGGAATAAATTGGAACGCTTTGTTTTCTAATGCACCAGTTCCACAGGCTTGGTTTGGTGGGGTAGGTTCAAACGTAAGAGCGGAATCTCCTCCACCACCATGGTGGCCGATCCCTGGTCTTTCTCCTGAGCCGGGCGGAATAGCCATATTTACTTATCATAAAGGTATGCTAAACGCCCTCAATTTAAGGATATCCGCCCTAGAGAGAATAGCAGCCATAAAAAACATTGCAAAGCCCTCAGTTTTAACCATCAACGGACAGAAGGCTACTATAAAGCAAGGCATCCAGGTGCCTTATCAAACTGCAGCGGTGGGTGCGGGTGGAACTGCTGTTCCAAACATTCAATTTAAAGACGTAGTATTACAGCTTGATGTAACTCCTATAGTCTCTCCAGATGG encodes the following:
- a CDS encoding pilus assembly protein gives rise to the protein MKKLLLIILCALVNLAYATTLREMRFENTKLETVLKALFQVAELNVIFDPNISADLQKPVSVSVFKPMPIGEAINLILKEYGLIAVPVDTKVYRITKAGELTLSVGALGEDQVRKIVSFLKERVSPSAEIVIDRTLGTIYIRDEEARIKRLEPALRDFQRVAERIAPVEERITRVFYLKNIDVEEAYRLILPKIKKDTVITKVPTFNALVITDTPSQIEEYTKTLKSFLTETPRERRPITKIFYLKYISPEEFIRMIEPLRSEAGVILSGGGFKVETAPQQPQAVAGQQAQAQVQTAPTPILKEFNAVMITDYPEVIENIMDRFKEYISEEPVRIRIEARITEVSEEALRELGINWNALFSNAPVPQAWFGGVGSNVRAESPPPPWWPIPGLSPEPGGIAIFTYHKGMLNALNLRISALERIAAIKNIAKPSVLTINGQKATIKQGIQVPYQTAAVGAGGTAVPNIQFKDVVLQLDVTPIVSPDGRIMMEIELKRDTLGIQTPVGPAINTKEVKTKVIVEDGQTIVIGGVIDEQNNTTNEGIPRLVRVPLLKYLFGQERVNTRNSELLIFITPLLVRQ